The following proteins are co-located in the Vigna angularis cultivar LongXiaoDou No.4 chromosome 2, ASM1680809v1, whole genome shotgun sequence genome:
- the LOC108323249 gene encoding LOW QUALITY PROTEIN: protein NRT1/ PTR FAMILY 5.2 (The sequence of the model RefSeq protein was modified relative to this genomic sequence to represent the inferred CDS: inserted 1 base in 1 codon): MAVIEEKGPANGNEDYTQDGTVDLKGRPVLRTETGKWKACSFIVGYEVFERMAFYGIQSNLVIYLTRKLHEGTVKSANDVSNWVGSVWMMPLAGAYIADAYLGRYKTFIIASCIYVVGMCLLTLAVSLPALRPPRCDEGENCPEASSLQYGVFFLALYIIAIGTGGTKPNISTMGADQFDEFEPKERSYKLSFFNWWFFSIFFGTLFANTFLVFIQERVGWTIGYGLPTLGLAVSVLVFLGGTPFYRHKLPSGSPITRMLQVYVAAVKKWKLRVPDDPKELHELSIEQYACSGRNRIDRSSSLRLKNPSFYPFKIHCIFPCHLNHLXQFSPFSAFSFLDKASIKNGQTSSWRLCTVTQVEETKQMTKLIPVLLTTIIPSTLIVQATTLFVKQGTTLDRRMGPHFHIPPACLNAFVTIAMLITVVLYDRIFVPAIRRYTKNPRGITMLQRLGIGLVLHCMIMVIACFVERKRLRVARENHLFHAKDTIPLTIFILLPQYALGGVADNFVEVAKMELFYDQAPDGMKSLATSYFTTTIGLGSFLSSFLLSTVADITKRNGHRGWILDNLNISRLDYYYAFMAVLSFLNLLCFLVVAKFFVYNVDVTQTKPGFEMNSASSQPQNNTGVNQSTPQTDGKF, encoded by the exons ATGGCAGTGATAGAAGAAAAAGGTCCTGCAAATGGGAACGAAGATTACACTCAAGATGGCACAGTAGACCTAAAGGGTAGACCCGTTTTGAGAACAGAGACGGGAAAATGGAAAGCTTGTTCCTTTATAGTTG GGTACGAAGTGTTTGAGAGGATGGCTTTCTACGGGATACAATCAAACCTAGTGATATATCTAACAAGGAAGCTCCATGAGGGCACTGTGAAATCTGCGAACGACGTTAGCAACTGGGTGGGTTCAGTCTGGATGATGCCACTGGCAGGAGCTTACATAGCAGATGCTTATCTTGGCAgatataaaacttttataattgCGTCGTGCATTTATGTTGTG GGAATGTGTCTGTTGACACTGGCAGTTTCACTACCAGCACTGAGGCCACCACGATGTGATGAAGGCGAGAATTGCCCAGAGGCATCGTCATTGCAATATGGTGTTTTCTTCTTGGCCCTTTATATCATTGCAATAGGCACAGGAGGGACGAAGCCTAACATTTCGACCATGGGAGCAGACCAATTTGACGAGTTTGAACCAAAAGAGAGAAGCTATAAACTCTCCTTCTTCAATTGGTGGTTTTTTAGCATTTTCTTTGGCACCCTTTTCGCCAACACTTTCTTGGTTTTCATACAAGAACGTGTGGGTTGGACCATTGGATATGGCCTTCCCACCCTTGGCCTTGCTGTTTCAGTATTGGTGTTTCTGGGAGGAACTCCATTTTACAGACACAAACTGCCTTCAGGTAGCCCAATAACAAGGATGCTTCAGGTCTATGTTGCTGCTGTGAAAAAGTGGAAGCTACGTGTCCCAGATGATCCAAAAGAGCTACATGAACTGAGCATTGAACAGTATGCATGTAGTGGGAGAAACAGAATTGATCGGAGCTCTTCGTTGAGGTTAAAAAACCCATCTTTTTATCCTTTCAAAATTCACTGTATTTTTCCATGTCACTTGAATCATT CACAATTCTCCCCGTTCTCTGCTTTCAGTTTTCTTGACAAGGCCTCTATAAAGAATGGTCAAACGTCATCATGGAGACTTTGTACTGTGACACAAGTAGAGGAAACCAAGCAAATGACAAAACTGATTCCTGTTTTGCTGACAACGATTATCCCAAGCACCTTGATAGTTCAAGCGACCACTCTCTTTGTCAAACAAGGCACCACTCTAGACAGGAGAATGGGACCCCATTTTCATATTCCCCCGGCATGCTTAAATGCATTTGTAACTATCGCCATGCTGATAACCGTTGTTCTATATGACCGTATTTTTGTTCCTGCGATTCGGCGCTACACAAAGAACCCAAGGGGGATCACAATGCTGCAGAGACTTGGCATTGGGCTTGTGCTACATTGCATGATAATGGTGATTGCATGCTTTGTTGAAAGAAAGAGACTGAGGGTGGCAAGAGAAAACCACCTCTTTCACGCGAAAGATACGATTCCTCTCACTATTTTCATTCTACTCCCTCAGTATGCTTTGGGAGGGGTTGCTGATAACTTCGTGGAAGTAGCCAAAATGGAGTTATTCTATGATCAAGCACCAGATGGCATGAAAAGTCTCGCAACATCATATTTCACAACCACCATAGGTCTTGGAAGCTTTCTCAGCAGTTTTCTTCTGTCAACTGTTGCTGATATCACAAAGAGAAATGGCCACAGGGGTTGGATTTTGGACAATCTAAATATCTCCCGTTTAGATTACTATTATGCATTCATGGCCGTACTCAGCTTCCTCAACTTGCTCTGCTTTTTGGTTGTTGCCAAGTTCTTTGTCTATAATGTCGATGTAACACAAACCAAACCGGGCTTCGAGATGAACTCTGCATCGTCGCAGCCACAGAACAATACTGGAGTAAACCAAAGCACCCCACAAACAGATGGCAAATTCTAG